Genomic DNA from Pelosinus sp. UFO1:
ATTTCAAGGGCATCTGCTATTCCTTGTTGTACTTCTTTATACTCCCGAAATTTTTCTACGATAGGTGTCATTTTAGAATGAGTCTTGGTAAGTTTTTGCCACTCTTCCATATTAGCCATTACCGAAGGGTCGCTAATTAAGTTTTCCAATTCAAGATGCTTATCTTCAATGGCCTGCAATTTATCCCGCATGGTCATTCTCCTCTAAATCTATTTTGTATCAGAAGCACAAAGAACATACAATACTTTGTTTTTGAACAAATTTGTGTTCTTTGTGCTTACGGATAGCTATACTTCTTCTACTGGTCGAACTGCTTCTAATGCTTTAATAGCCACTTCCAGTTGATCATCACTTGGTTCTCTTGTGGTTAATTTCTGCAATAATAAACCTGGCATAATTGCAACCCGTACCCATGCAGCTTCACTTTTTCCTGCAAAACGAATGATTTCATAAGCAAGACCTGCTACTACTGGCATCAGTATAATACGAGAAACAATGCGGATCCATAACTCTGGCCAGCCTAGAAAAGCGAACATAATAATACTTACAATCATTACAATCAGCAAAAAGTTGGTACCGCATCTAGGATGCAGCGTGGTATATGTCCGCACATGTTCAACATCTAAGGGAACTCCGGCTTCATATGCATGAATTGTTTTATGTTCAGCTCCGTGATATTCAAATACTCGCCTAATATCCTTCATCCTAGAAATCGCCGTAATATATACTAGGAAGATCGATAGCCTCAATACGCCTTCCATAAGGTTTAACAATCTTGGATCAGTAATTGCACTATGAATATATTTTGCCGCATAGGTAGGGATAATTACAAATAACACAATGGCTAAACCAAGAGAAAAAATCATGGTTAGCGCAATTTCCTTATTTGATAATTCTTCCCCTTCTTCACCAGCCGCTTGGGCTGAAAAAGATAATGCTTTGAGACCTTGTACTAAAGACTCAACCAAGGCAACGACGCCTCTTAGCATCGGTTTTTTCAAAATGGGATACCGGTCATTAACAGGTGTAAAAGGTTCCTTTTTGATGATGATCTCACCTGAAGGCTCCCTGACGGCAGTTGCAATCATGCCAGGACCACGCATCATTACACCCTCAATGACTGCTTGCCCACCAATACTTACTTTCGGTTTCATGGTATCCCTCCTTTATTTTATAAGAAAAGGGCTTATATCTTTGCTACAGATATAAATGTAGCAGAGCATTTCTGCTCTGCTACCCCGTTTTTAGGCCTGTTGACCGTAACGTTTATTGAATTTCTCAATACGTCCACCGGCAGTTATATTACGTTGCTGACCAGTAAAGAACGGATGGCATTTTGAGCACACATCAATACGTAATTCTTTCTTAATAGAACCAGTTACAAAAGTGTT
This window encodes:
- a CDS encoding DUF1385 domain-containing protein: MKPKVSIGGQAVIEGVMMRGPGMIATAVREPSGEIIIKKEPFTPVNDRYPILKKPMLRGVVALVESLVQGLKALSFSAQAAGEEGEELSNKEIALTMIFSLGLAIVLFVIIPTYAAKYIHSAITDPRLLNLMEGVLRLSIFLVYITAISRMKDIRRVFEYHGAEHKTIHAYEAGVPLDVEHVRTYTTLHPRCGTNFLLIVMIVSIIMFAFLGWPELWIRIVSRIILMPVVAGLAYEIIRFAGKSEAAWVRVAIMPGLLLQKLTTREPSDDQLEVAIKALEAVRPVEEV
- the rpmE gene encoding 50S ribosomal protein L31 translates to MKDKIHPNYGESKVMCGCGNTFVTGSIKKELRIDVCSKCHPFFTGQQRNITAGGRIEKFNKRYGQQA